One Microcebus murinus isolate Inina chromosome 10, M.murinus_Inina_mat1.0, whole genome shotgun sequence DNA segment encodes these proteins:
- the KRT7 gene encoding keratin, type II cytoskeletal 7, with protein sequence MSLHFSSRAFSSRSAAVPGRGAQVRLTSGRRGGFGGSSSLYGLGASRPRVAVHSAYAGPLGASIREVTINQSLLAPLQVDIDPSIQQVRQEEREQIKTLNDKFASFIDKVRFLEQQNKLLETKWALLQEQKSAKSSRLPRIFEAQIAGLRGQLEALQVDGGRLEVELRSMQDVVEDFKNKYEDEINHRTAAENEFVVLKKDVDAAYMNKVELEAKVDGLNDEINFLKTLHETELTELQSQNLDTSVVLSMDNSRSLDLDGIIAEVKAQYEEMAHRSRAEAEAWYQTKFETLQAQAGKHGDDLRNTQKEIAEMNRAIQRLQAEIDNIKNQCARLEAAIAEAEDHGELALKDARAKQEELEAALQRAKQDMARQLREYQELMSVKLALDVEIATYRKLLEGEESRLAGDGVGAVNISVVNSTGGGGGGGLAFGGTMGSNALRFSSSAGPGGLQAYSIRTTSASRRSARN encoded by the exons ATGTCCCTCCACTTCAGCTCGCGGGCGTTCAGCTCGCGCTCCGCCGCTGTCCCGGGCCGCGGCGCCCAGGTGCGCCTGACCTCCGGGCGCCGGGGCGGCTTcggcggcagcagcagcctctACGGCCTGGGCGCCTCGCGGCCGCGCGTGGCAGTGCACTCCGCCTATGCGGGCCCGCTGGGCGCCAGCATCCGCGAGGTCACCATCAATCAGAGCCTGCTGGCCCCGCTGCAGGTGGACATCGACCCCTCCATCCAGCAGGTGCGCCAGGAGGAGCGCGAGCAGATCAAGACTCTCAACGACAAGTTCGCCTCCTTCATCGACAAG gtgcgGTTCCTGGAGCAGCAGAACAAGCTGCTGGAGACCAAGTGGGCACTGCTGCAGGAGCAGAAGTCCGCCAAGAGCAGCCGCCTCCCTCGCATCTTTGAGGCCCAGATTGCTGGCCTGCGGGGGCAGCTGGAGGCGCTGCAGGTGGATGGCGGCCGGCTGGAGGTGGAGCTGCGGAGCATGCAGGATGTGGTGGAAGACTTCAAGAATAA GTACGAAGATGAAATTAACCATCGCACAGCTGCTGAGAATGAGTTTGTGGTGCTGAAGAAG GATGTGGATGCTGCCTATATGAACAAGGTGGaattggaggccaaggtggatggcCTGAATGATGAGATCAACTTCCTGAAGACCCTCCATGAGACA GAGTTGACAGAGCTACAGTCGCAGAACCTGGACACGTCCGTGGTGCTGTCCATGGACAACAGCCGCTCCCTGGACCTGGACGGCATCATCGCCGAGGTCAAGGCCCAGTACGAGGAGATGGCCCACCGCAGTCGGGCCGAGGCGGAGGCCTGGTACCAGACCAAG TTTGAGACCCtccaggcccaggctgggaagCATGGCGACGACCTCCGGAACACCCAGAAGGAGATTGCGGAGATGAACCGGGCCATCCAGAGGCTGCAGGCTGAGATTGACAACATCAAGAACCAG TGTGCCAGGTTGGAGGCTGCCATTGCCGAGGCCGAGGATCATGGGGAGCTGGCCCTCAAGGACGCCCGTGCCAagcaggaggagctggaggcCGCCCTGCAGCGAGCCAAGCAGGACATGGCGCGGCAGCTGCGCGAGTACCAGGAGCTGATGAGCGTGAAGCTGGCCCTGGATGTGGAGATCGCCACCTACCGCAAGCTGCTGGAGGGCGAGGAGAGCCG GTTGGCTGGAGATGGAGTGGGAGCCGTGAACATCT ccGTAGTGAATTCCAccggtggcggtggcggtggcgggcTGGCCTTCGGGGGAACCATGGGCAGCAATGCCCTGCGCTTCTCCAGCAGTGCGGGGCCCGGGGGCCTGCAGGCCTATTCCATCAGGACCACCTCCGCCAGCCGCAGGAGTGCCCGCAACTGA